The Anaerolineae bacterium genome includes the window CCACCACCAACAGGTCGTACACCTTGCTGGCATCTGCCTGCGTGTTTCCACCGACATTCAATTGAAACATAGCCACCTCCTGGTGATCTGCTTGCCTTACCCGAACCTCGGGCCGGTCGAGGGGTGGCTACCTGCAGCCACCCCTCGACTTACCCCAACCCGTTCCAAAAACGCCTTGAGCCGCTGATCCTGTGCCTTACTCTTCCACAATCGCCAGGATATCGTCGGAATCCATGATCAAATGTTCTTCACCGTCGATCTTGATCTCGGTGCCCGTGTATTTGGGGAAGAGCACCTTCTGCCCCACCTTCACCTTGATATCTTCTTCCTCGTCACCGATGGCGACGACCACGCCCATCTGGGGCTTCTCTTTGGCCGTCTCCGGCAGCAGAATACCGCTCTTGGTGCGCAGTTCTTCCTCTTCAGGGCGGACCAATACGCGAGTACCCAAGGGTTTGACCTTCAAAGTCTTCTCAGCCATGTGTACCTCCTCGATGTAGAGTTTCCTTTTATTGAGATGCAGATCA containing:
- a CDS encoding co-chaperone GroES, with the translated sequence MKVKPLGTRVLVRPEEEELRTKSGILLPETAKEKPQMGVVVAIGDEEEDIKVKVGQKVLFPKYTGTEIKIDGEEHLIMDSDDILAIVEE